GACGGTTCACAGTTTATCTCTTCGCCACCGCCAGATATAGTTCCAGAAACTTACATCGGAGAGCGACCTAGACGTAAAGAACGAATAGTTTTCACGACACATGTGGGCAGTAAAGAACATGTATTTAGTACACAGTTTAGTATAACAAAAACACCAAGCGTAACCAGTGAAATATCAGAATCAATACAGAGTGTTCCTGAATTTGAAGAAGTCAAACAGAACGAAACTTCCCCTCAAGAAACAGATTGGAAAAGTAATGACGTAATACATAACGACCAAAAGTATCATTCACAAAGAGAATCTTTTTGTGAAACAGGAGAAGAGAACGTGACCCGAGAATTGAGCAGAGAAGTGAGTAGAGAAGTGAGCAGAGAAGTGAGTAGAGAAGTGAGTCCTACCCCAGATACTGGGAGAGATTCTTCAGAATCCGAGACCAGTTTAGAAATAGCAGCTACACACGGTGGAAGCGAAGCGGAGAGACGAGGACTTGTAGTTCAGGAATCATTTGAAGAGTTACCGTACGTTCCTACTACGCTACCCCTAGAGCGTTCACTAGCGCTCCCTATGGTGCCGGTGCGAGAGCGAGGTGGAGTGCACGTGGCCGGAGTACAGCGGCCGCGCGCAACAAAGAGTGCGGGTCGCCAACCTGGAGCTCTGACATCTCCCGCGCCCCTGGTCGCGCCTGCTGCCGTATCCCCGCCGCCGGAGACTCTCCCGCTGACCGTCTCTACATCAAACTTCCGCGGCGCGCACGCACGGTCTCCACAGCCTCCGCTGCTCCTCCACCGCCACCTCGCAACCTTCGCACTCGCTCCCGAAGCGGCGGCGATGGTTAGTTTCATGCTCTGCCACTATGTCACTAATCAGATTTCTTACAAGTAACAGAATAAAGTTTTGTAGgccaacataaattttattatttttatattttgagtaaAATAACACAacgtaaaaagtaattatttatcttaatatacgTAGTAagtgtttgttatttaaatgtccaaaCCTTTTTTTGTCAGTGTACATTCTTCAAAATTTACGACACGTTCACATATGGTATTAGTCCTTTAATTGCCATCGTCTTTACTTAGCGAGCTCTATGGAAACGCGGAGCAAGACGGAGTGGATCGATTTCTCCGAGGTTCCTGAGCGTCGAAAGCAACCGAAGCGCATTCAGACACTGCCAGCGAGCGCTCGCGACACCGTGGTGTTTAGTTACGTGCCCCCCGAGCGCTGCCGCTGCGACTGTCACGCTCACGACACTGCTGACGATGAGCTGCCGCTTCTACAGGACGCCAGCCCAGCACGCGCTTCCAGTGCCGCCTCCCTGGATGACCACGACCGCCACGAGCCCTTCATCGCCGATCTCGACCTTCGTCATAGCACCTCGGACTCGGTACAGTACACTTATCATTTCAGAACCGACTCATTTCTCGTTTACCCCGAGTAGTTACTAAATGTGTCTCCTTTGTTCCAGTCGCGGCCACAATGACCTCACTCGTCGTATCCTTCCGTCTCTGAGCGttgatcttttataaaatatattctctaTCTTTATTGACTCCAGATGAGATGTTATCATTTTTGAGATGTAACTTTACCCGTTAGATTAGGTTAGGTTAGATTggtatatagttttttgtcGTCTGTAACTCCTACTATCAAtcgttgaatatttttgatgtttatcACTGTTCGTGTATAGTATTTCTTTACGTTTAACTTATATGTAGGTACTGAAATCTTTTTGAAACTGAGTTGTGAcctactaataatatttcaccaatttaaatattcagatacgaaatttttaacaaatcatagtcacaaataataataaagaagacCTTCGCCGTAGACTTTAGATTAATTTCGAaccacaatataaattaatgctaCCTTACTTTTTTGTAACTGAAACAATTAACTCAAAATCATATTTGGACAAAATGGTTTCTCCTTCTTCATACTGATTTGTTAAAGTAAGTGAGATAAACAGTGAAAGGAAGGAGTCCTTAACTGTGTTCCCGCATTActgtattaatttcaattcatcAAAGCGGGTATTTTTTAGCAATGTGATGTTATTACATCATACATATATTCGTACTCAAGTTGTTGTATCCATTCTGAACTCTTGAATTTTAGAAAAGAAACGCATATAGGTATTGTTAAGAGCATAATTAAggaaaattcttatttatcaaGAAAAGAGACCCGCGCTATCCTTCATTTCACCTCAGCATGTTTCCTGGTGTCTCACGCCAAGCTGTCGACTTtgtcgtttttattaaaacaactcGTGATGAGCGACATTGACTTATTATCATAAAGGTTCAGTTTTATCGACATCGACCTGACACCGCGCATCCTCAAACATTCAAAGCGACTGATAAAATATTGCCAAGTGGAATCACCTCTCACATACAGTACATCATGATACCTCATTTTAGCTTTGATTCACGGTGTAAATACCAGAAATGCGagtgtaaaaataaacacgtcTAGAGCTTTATTATGAAatctaagtatttttaaatatttaaaattgtttcatgTTTATAAACGGTAGTTATTTGTGATAAGATTCTGTCTTTATATATTGACTTTTAGATATTCGAACCGAATGTAACGAGAATTGTGTGAACTGTATTCTCATACAAATGAACTATTTATTGTGCGGTCTTCTTGTATCTTCTtggttattgttaaaaaaagatgTAAAGAAGTATTATTCTGAGAAGCCTGACTCTTCGAGGAAACTGCACAAGTCACTGTTTAGTACATACTGTAGAACTTTGTAAATATCGTGACTAGATGTTCGACGCGAGGGTGTGACTGGTATCCATTCAGGTTACATGTTTGCGAATTTAATCTTGTGTctcaaaattttcaatattccgAACAGTAAAAGAATCGTCTTTGAAGTTCGATGATGTCGTACGAGGTCACATATCATCTTCGGTCTGCGCCGCCGTTGCTATTTTATCGCTGAAACGTGCTCAACGctactttgaaattattaaaattagatttttccattttattgtattttattgaaaggAGTGGGCGCTCacgaaaagtaaaaaaaatgaatcagTAAAACTTAGTAACAGTTGTATAAGAGGCTTGTCGCTTGCCGCTTGTATTTTAAAGCTCTCACTTGCTCTCCAAGCCGTTACTTGCAGATCAGCGAAACTTGTATTATAACTGCTGTACTGTGATGTTGATGACAAGTGTAGATGATGTAATTCTCTTGTTTGTATCAAGATTTAGCGTTTGAATCttttaataactttctttGTTTCTCTAACTTTCTTTTTGAATAgaatgtaatgtaaattagaGTTGTTTGTATTTGTAAGTTGAGTTGGCTGCAGATTATTTTTGCGTGTCGTCTGTgtgttcttatttttatataattatttgtctcCTCGatgcaataataattaaggctGTATGTACCGATGTTATTGTACTTCTACAGTTTAGGCAAGAGTCTGAAATATaaggaatataaaatgtttgcttTCCAAGCTCCGGTATCATTTCTAAGCCGATAAAGTTATgcaattttaatgtatctttGCGTTACAcaacaacattaaatatgttgtatttgTTTGGTTCTATCTGGATAAaggtttttaaagaaaagccAAATACAAAAGCGAAaagatacaaatttataaattattaccattATTACTCCACTTTATATAAAGGTAAGTTTGCTTTCCTGTTGTAACGATATCACAAAGACTTATCCAATTAAaatagatgaaaaatatattcaatacctatatattcaattttaagtttattgtaaacataaataaacgcCAAGTACAAATTTAATTGCATATCACATTAAACAAACCAGATTTCTTGTTGTTAAGTAAATTACTTGACAGTTGTAAAaggcaaaatgttttttattaggtACGCCTCAGAACAGCTAACAAGCTACGTCAGTATTTTATGGACACGGTAAccatttttaacacaaaaatgtGTGAAAGTCGTCACACGCAAATTTTTatgcatattaataattacacaaATGAATTTCAGTCgctgaatttataatatgagtgATGTAACTCCCTTTCGAAATTCCTTGAATGTGATGTGATTCTATTGCTGCTTGTCCTTCAAAAATGTGGTAGATTCTTTAGCACTCGGCATCACTCTCTGGAGTTACACCCAACCTTGCTCCGTCGGAACCGTTCTGCTCTTCCTCGAGGCTTTGGTCGGTAGGACCGGCTGCCACCCCTGCAGTTTGGCCCTACCTACTTATTCTATGTGTGTATTTCTTGAATAcctgaatttaaatttcccCAGCGAGCCTTTTCTGCCGGACACGCAAGTGGGCGGCGGAGTGTTCTTGTCCGTTCTTTCTTCTATAAGTAATGTTAGGAACATTTAGTGAAACTTAgaccattaataataattgacttGAATTGTGAAAAAAGAACGGAAAGCAACGCCGCGCACTCGACACGTGGTCCGGAGCTATGAGGAGAACTGCTCGTAAAGAAAGTGAAGCATGAAAGGTTCAACGCTAGACAGAGTACAGCACGTTACTAAAGAGTATAGTCCGCGAGGTTTAAGCTGAGCTTTGCATTTGTGTCGGTGAAAGTAAAAGTAGAATCAGACaaagaacttttaaaattaaatttcattattctttaattagaTTCATAAGCGGGAGAGCTGTTCtagattagaaaaaaataagcaaaactTGTTAAAGGCCAGATGTAAACATTAtgtgaagaaaaattatttatttaaatctattaattcaaaattataaaaaaaacacggaTTCTTATCACTTGATATTTCTTTGTCATGAATATCTTCAAaacaactatttaaattacacaaaaattCTTTTACTTGGCTGTTTAAAGGTTTAAGTGTTCCTCGTTCATTTGTGTTAGAATCCGTTTCAGGAATAAATAGAACTCAAAAACTAAACATTAAGTATCGTCTCCCGCACGCGGCGACCCGCGGGAGGGCGGGAGGGCGAGTGCAAGCAGTGGCACGTGGCGCGGACTTCCGGCTGTGAAACGCCGTTTAAACTGAACCTCCGTAGTAAAAAATCTCATAAGAATTTAGAGAAGCGATCTCCGCGGTTTATTTGCCTGAGAGATATTTTCTTCTTCcaggttataaatatttaaaaactgataAAAGTTAAATGATAACAGTTCATTTTATTCAGCATTCGAGGAGGTTGTGGAtgacgaaaatattttaatgttgatgTCAAACATCCGAAATTAATTCGCCGACTGGTTTCCAGTGTTGTTAGTTTTACATGGCCTGTGACCACGGGCGGCGGCTGCGGGCGCCGGTCGGCTGTGATCGCAGGCAGGTTACCTAGTTTCCTTAAGTCGTCACAGGCGACGAGGAGGAGTAACATTAACAGGCGGCACATGAGACTATGACCAGCACtccaaaaaagaaacaaaattaattttctgtgTGTTTTGAGCATCAAGAACGAGGCATCGGATTGGACTCAATCGTTCCTGTTTGTTTGCATTTCAGTGATTCTATTTTCTGATACTTGTGAGTTGCGTTTCATTTTCCCTCGCTGGGTACAGATTTGGTTGAGTGTATTACCTTAGTGAATTCTATTTGGGGGAACAGCTGGTAACACTTGATGTAAGAAACTCAAAAAATGCAGCAGTGTACAGCAGTGTACAGCAGCGTGCTGCAAGTAGTAGGTGACTTCCAAAACCAAATCCTCGATCCTCTGTTTTAAGATCCCAGGTACAGTTTCCCGTCTTCCTCATATATTTATGGGATTTTTCGTCGCGTCTTCACACAACATATAAAACTTCTGCTAAAATACGCTTCTATCCTCGAGGTCTCGGCAACCCGTCAGTCTCCGCGGAGTCCGTCCGGTCTCCGGGCGATCCCTTTTCATTTAATCAAAAGTGTTTTCAGGATGCAAACTGTCAAAGAGTGAGGTAACGTTAGCAGCCACCTCCACGAGTGCCCCTGGCGTCGTCTGGAAGGTGTTGAGGCCTGAAGGTTACTGTATTCCTCGTTTAAGGAATTATTgacatcatttaaataattttgtaattgttcatagttttattttttcgaaaGGTAACTAAGACAGTGGTTAATGAATGAACAGAGTATGTGGAAGTCGGCGCGTCAGTCGCAGGGTCGCCGGTCCCGGCGCCGCAGGCTCTCGGGGTGAAGCGAGGCGGCGCGCGGTCAGTGGTCGAGGGCCGGGCGCGGCGGCCTGTGGCGGCGGCGGGCCGTCTTCTTGGCCACGATGACTCGCGTGTACCGCACGGCGCGCGGGGCTCCGCTCGTCACGGTCAGGGCGAGGGGGGCGGCGGAGGCGGCGGGAGGCGCGGGGGGCTCGTCGTCAGCGAACACGATGGGTAGCTGCATGATGTCGGCTGCCGCCAGCGACTCCTCGCCGCCCGCCTCCGCACCCGCCTGCTCGGACCTCTCCGACCTCTTGGCGCGGCGCGGCGGCTGCAGCTCCAGAGCCACGCCTCCGGTCCCGCGCTGCACCACGCGACCCTCTAGCAATACGAACATCGAGTTACGACACGAGAAGTATTCATATGGACACGTGAGAAGCGAGCGACTCACCGACTATCTCGATGGAGCGGCTTGACCTGTGACATGAAAACGATTCGGATTAGATGAGCGGTTCCAGGAGTGAGACGATACGTGACGGGCAGGGAATACAGCTGGGGGGGAGCCGGTGGCCTACAGTCGCGGAAGGAACTGTGCGCTTTGGATACAGAACCAGTGTTGATGGTCGACGtgttttttattccaaaaaatCGATGCAGGGACCAAacattatactaaatattatacgaaTAAGCTAGAAAAAATGTTACGTGAACCGATGACGTCACCGTTGTTGACGTCACGACGTGTATCTGATCTAACCTGACTCGTGGTAGAGACACTTGGCGGAGAGTAACATGGTCCATTTGCTAATAGCTTTACTCAGGCGGAGTTCGATCATTGAAACGATTGTTTTATACGCTCTGGCGTTAAGAGAGACGTCGGGAATAGAACGTCTGTAGGAGTATGTGAGACCGCCGGCCCCGAGGCGAGCGAGCTCGACGCCCGGCCAGGACTCGGTGTGTGACACACAGACATACTCACTGTGTTCCTCGGTGCTCCTCGCCGACTGGAAAAATACGAACATGTGAGctttgtatttattcatatttagttCTTTAAGTCACAACACTTGAGCAGTGATAGGATAGTGCATTAGAAATGTTAGTCGTGGAGCGGACGTCGCATACCCTTCCGTCTGGAGCGCTCCTTCGGCGACGATTCCGCCACGTCCAGCGACCACCGCGCGCACTCCTCCGACACGGCCGCGTCCAGCGCCTCCTGCGGCACTCCGAGACGACGGCGACACGCGCGAGGCAGCCGGAGACGGTCGTCCGCCCCCGACACCACCAGCACCCGGCGACACGCGCCCGCGGAGCGCCGCGACACAACTCGGCCGCCGCGCTCCGCCAGCACGACGCCCCCGCCGACCCCGAGACGCACAGCAGGGGCAGGTCCGGCTCGTCCGCGGGCTCCTCCGCCGCGTCTCGGGGACCCTCGGCCGTCAGCAAGGGCGGAGCCAGCAGGACCAGTCCGCGAACACGAGCGCCGGCCCCGCCCGTCGCAGCCACGACCCCAGAGCCGCGCCAGCGCCCGCCCCGCCCAGCAACACGGGCCTCCGTCCGGCCTCCGAGAGCAGCTCGGTGAGGGCGGTTCGCGCCTCGTGCGCCAGGGTCGCGCACCACCGGTCCGGGGCGAGGCCCGGCGTGTGCGGCGCGGCTGGGACCAGCTCCCGCACGTGGATCAAGGCCCCGAGGCGCCTCACCCAGCGCGCATCCTCCGTCTCGCTGCCGCTCGGCGCCCACGCTAGCCACAGGCCGGGCTCGCTCGCCGGCCGCCTCTCTGAGAACCGACCACACGTCACTCGACCGCTCACTCGAAATAAGGGGAGAGCACACACGAGCATTCTTGTCTACTAACCTCCGACGACGGCGAGAGGGTCGTTTTGGATTACGAGGGGTCGGGGTGCGGCCAGGCGCTCGGCGAGGCGAGGCACCGTCCGCCACAGCTCCGCCAGCACCTCGTCGTAGTGGGCCCTCAGCGACCGAGGCAGACTCGTGGTCATCGTGGAATGGAGCCAGGCCGCGGCGCCGCTCGTCCAGTGCGAGGCGAGCGCTCGTCTCAGTCTCCTGGCTGCGGCCCGCGCCCCATCCGTCCTGTCCCACCGTCCTCCCCGGCCCGCAAGCCGCTCCAGTCGCAGCCCCCGGAGCGCGACGGCCGCATCTCGCGCGAGCCGCGCGTGCCCCGCCGTGGGCGCGAGCGCCGCCACTCGTTTCTCCCAGTCCTCGTCGTCCCCGTCGTGGTCGTCCTGTTCAGAGTCTCGTGAGTCATCCACGTCCAAGGGCAGTCCGGGGGGTGAGGGCGGACTTCCCTCGACATCCAAGACGTCTCCTTCGTCGGGCGAGGAAGGCCGCGGCGCGAGCAGCGTTCGTATCAGCGGGTCGGGGGCGACGCCTCTGGGCCGCGCGTAAGAGTGTTCGCCCCAAACGCCGGTTTGACTGTTCTATGTTAAAGAGTtagtgtgtgagtgtgtgtaaGTGTGAATGTCAAGTCCAGCCCGTGCGTCGGCCACTATACTCACAGGCTCGCCGCTGACCGCTCTCACGTGTTCCACGAGCCGTTCGTGAAGACAGCTCGGATCGATCGCCATCTAGTGAGGagaaaagatattatatttatcatttttttactttcaagtTTCTACGAAATTATATTAGGTTcacaataaaaagtttacaacGCTAACCTGTAAGAAAAGAAACGACATTTAAagctattaatttacaaatcaacattgtaaattaaacacaATCAAAAAcacaatcaaaataaatatcatctcTTGTACAAGTTCTGTTCTTGACAACAGTtccattttacattttaaaatatttctctatgACACATGAAggaaatgatatttttctcTCAGTACATATGACATAATAAGCTCTGCATCACTTTGGAAAATAGCTTTTCACACATGGCACAGACAATtatgatttgataaaatacattatataaaagacaaCAACTTTAGCTGCAGATAATACATGGAGTTCACACGAAGACGTCCAACAACAAAGCTCAAAGCAAACGactctaaaatattaattatgtttaggAAGTCATAGAAGCGGGTTTGATGCACacgcaataaattaaataccacTTACAGCAAACACCTAATAAGCCAACACATTTCTAAAGTCTTTCTTGAGAATTACTATGTCATCTTTAAGAAGCCAAGATTTGTTTGTATCACACAACCCAATAATCACACAGGCTGCTCACCATCGTCTGTTTGATTTCCTCATGAAGTTACATAATATGGAACATGTTCTCATCAGATACCAGCCAAGTCTCACTCACATATTTTTGGAGACAAACCAAA
The window above is part of the Danaus plexippus chromosome 7, MEX_DaPlex, whole genome shotgun sequence genome. Proteins encoded here:
- the LOC116770530 gene encoding LOW QUALITY PROTEIN: uncharacterized protein LOC116770530 (The sequence of the model RefSeq protein was modified relative to this genomic sequence to represent the inferred CDS: inserted 1 base in 1 codon), producing MVMATEIVDAEPSKYEMAIDPSCLHERLVEHVRAVSGEPNSQTGVWGEHSYARPRGVAPDPLIRTLLAPRPSSPDEGDVLDVEGSPPSPPGLPLDVDDSRDSEQDDHDGDDEDWEKRVAALAPTAGHARLARDAAVALRGLRLERLAGRGGRWDRTDGARAAARRLRRALASHWTSGAAAWLHSTMTTSLPRSLRAHYDEVLAELWRTVPRLAERLAAPRPLVIQNDPLAVVGERRPASEPGLWLAWAPSGSETEDARWVRRLGALIHVRELVPAAPHTPGLAPDRWCATLAHEARTALTELLSEAGRRPVLLGGAGAGAALXVVAATGGAGARVRGLVLLAPPLLTAEGPRDAAEEPADEPDLPLLCVSGSAGASCWRSAAAELCRGAPRARVAGCWWCRGRTTVSGCLARVAVVSECRRRRWTRPCRRSARGGRWTWRNRRRRSAPDGRSARSTEEHSQAAPSR